Proteins encoded in a region of the Planococcus citri chromosome 1, ihPlaCitr1.1, whole genome shotgun sequence genome:
- the LOC135831635 gene encoding Krueppel homolog 1-like isoform X1, with product MAKIDESAQKQWIKNLWMNPSVRQNESLWSRVSEMVNAFNGELQMQRDNRRMKPDSVPVGVDCTLSPVLPNTNLNSATRSEFCASSISATISATESSVKTVVCSPDIPVYPIAAQPVEEVTVDPPATQTQSAQGILTKIYQCTICSEGFNQKVSLTAHLKTHTKESEDPYQCNFCGKTFAVPARLTRHYRTHTGEKPYQCEYCKKSFSVKENLSVHTRIHTKERPYKCDVCERAFEHSGKLHRHMRIHTGERPHKCTYCSKTFIQSGQLVIHLRTHTGEKPYVCKSCNKGFTCSKQLKVHTRTHTGEKPYTCDICGKSFGYNHVLKLHQVAHYGVKEYKCTICKQTFNSKKLMESHIKTHSDSNAARGPEGESSCASSTSDKENKVEIVSEMPFSHSPVSSRSPMVTSIPSSGSPSSMDRIRESDSRVIIASKPTPYENCAYNMQTGTTTVSIGQTKESDLKNLRYFDPSCLPSGHHHPNGLNLLVAATATDELICYQNNNLRLQPSKFVIPAAGEQYYHNSPPAYSDSSRSSPSPKLEVNEMVDEAGYYVSEYDRQLSPQNHQLQQALVFSNAPASSVSVPSPDGLTPPSSSSTSPVPSSPDFVDLAVNKDELKLPPRKRTKAILESMSLEKAKAEDCNFRYNSVIQYAKASS from the exons atggcaaaaattgatgagaGTGCTCAAAAACAGTGGATTAAAAATTTATGGATGAATCCTAGTGTTAGACAGaatg AATCATTATGGAGTCGAGTTTCTGAAATGGTCAATGCTTTCAATGGAGAACTGCAAATGCAAAGAGATAATCGTAGAATGAAGCCAGATTCTGTACCTGTTGGAGTCGACTGTACGTTAAGTCCAGTGCTACCGAATACTAACTTGAATAGTGCGACTCGTAGTGAATTTTGTGCCAGCTCGATTTCGGCTACGATATCAGCGACCGAATCATCTGTAAAAACAGTAGTCTGTAGTCCGGATATACCGGTGTATCCTATTGCAGCTCAACCAGTCGAAGAAGTCACCGTGGATCCTCCAGCTACGCAAACGCAATCTGCACAAG gtatattaaccaaaatttaccagtgCACGATTTGTTCGGAAGGATTCAACCAAAAAGTCAGTCTGACGGCGCATCTAAAAACGCACACCAAAGAAAGCGAAGATCCGTATCAGTGTAACTTCTGCGGTAAAACATTCGCAGTTCCGGCACGTCTGACGCGTCATTACCGAACGCATACCGGAGAAAAACCCTACCAGTGCGAGTACTGCAAGAAGTCGTTTTCCGTCAAAGAAAATCTAAGCGTTCATACGCGTATCCACACCAAAGAAAGACCCTACAAGTGTGACGTTTGCGAACGAGCCTTCGAACATTCGGGCAAATTACACAGACATATGAGGATACATACCGGAGAACGCCCTCACAAATGTACCTACTGTTCGAAAACTTTCATCCAAAGTGGACAGCTAGTGATACATTTGCGAACACATACTGGCGAAAAGCCGTACGTTTGCAAAAGCTGCAACAAAGGATTCACGTGTTCCAAACAGCTCAAGGTGCATACGAGGACCCATACGGGAGAAAAACCGTACACTTGCGATATTTGCGGAAAATCGTTCGGATATAATCATGTGCTGAAGTTGCATCAGGTGGCTCATTACGGTGTTAAG gAATACAAATGCACGATATGCAAGCAGACGTTCAACTCGAAGAAGTTAATGGAATCTCACATCAAGACACATTCGGATTCGAATGCCGCTCGAGGCCCCGAAGGCGAATCTTCTTGCGCTTCTTCGACCAGCGACAAAGAAAACAAGGTTGAGATTGTTTCTGAAATGCCATTTTCGCACTCTCCTGTATCGAGCAGATCGCCAATGGTGACTTCAATTCCGAGTAGCGGCAGTCCATCATCGATGGACCGGATTCGAGAATCGGATTCTCGGGTAATAATTGCGTCGAAACCAACACCTTACGAAAATTGCGCTTATAACATGCAAACTGGGACCACGACCGTATCCATTGGTCAAACCAAGgaatcagatttgaaaaatttacgctATTTTGATCCTTCTTGTCTTCCATCCGGCCACCATCATCCAAACGGTTTAAATTTGTTGGTGGCAGCCACAGCTACCGATGAGCTAATCTGTTATCAAAATAACAATCTGCGTTTGCAACCATCAAAATTTGTGATTCCAGCAGCCGGCGAGCAATATTACCACAATTCTCCTCCAGCATATTCAGATTCTAGTCGTTCCAGTCCATCGCCAAAACTGGAAGTTAATGAAATGGTCGACGAAGCCGGATACTATGTATCCGAATACGATCGTCAGTTATCGCCGCAAAATCATCAATTGCAGCAAGCTCTGGTGTTCAGCAATGCGCCAGCGTCCTCAGTCTCTGTTCCTTCCCCTGATGGTCTAACTCCTCCTAGCAGTAGTTCCACAAGTCCTGTTCCTTCTTCGCCGGATTTCGTCGATCTCGCAGTAAACAAAGACGAACTCAAATTGCCACCTAGGAAACGAACCAAAGCCATTCTGGAATCAATGTCTTTGGAAAAAGCCAAAGCCGAAGATTGCAATTTCCGGTACAATTCTGTTATTCAGTATGCGAAAGCTTCGTCGTAA
- the LOC135831635 gene encoding Krueppel homolog 1-like isoform X2 has protein sequence MVNAFNGELQMQRDNRRMKPDSVPVGVDCTLSPVLPNTNLNSATRSEFCASSISATISATESSVKTVVCSPDIPVYPIAAQPVEEVTVDPPATQTQSAQGILTKIYQCTICSEGFNQKVSLTAHLKTHTKESEDPYQCNFCGKTFAVPARLTRHYRTHTGEKPYQCEYCKKSFSVKENLSVHTRIHTKERPYKCDVCERAFEHSGKLHRHMRIHTGERPHKCTYCSKTFIQSGQLVIHLRTHTGEKPYVCKSCNKGFTCSKQLKVHTRTHTGEKPYTCDICGKSFGYNHVLKLHQVAHYGVKEYKCTICKQTFNSKKLMESHIKTHSDSNAARGPEGESSCASSTSDKENKVEIVSEMPFSHSPVSSRSPMVTSIPSSGSPSSMDRIRESDSRVIIASKPTPYENCAYNMQTGTTTVSIGQTKESDLKNLRYFDPSCLPSGHHHPNGLNLLVAATATDELICYQNNNLRLQPSKFVIPAAGEQYYHNSPPAYSDSSRSSPSPKLEVNEMVDEAGYYVSEYDRQLSPQNHQLQQALVFSNAPASSVSVPSPDGLTPPSSSSTSPVPSSPDFVDLAVNKDELKLPPRKRTKAILESMSLEKAKAEDCNFRYNSVIQYAKASS, from the exons ATGGTCAATGCTTTCAATGGAGAACTGCAAATGCAAAGAGATAATCGTAGAATGAAGCCAGATTCTGTACCTGTTGGAGTCGACTGTACGTTAAGTCCAGTGCTACCGAATACTAACTTGAATAGTGCGACTCGTAGTGAATTTTGTGCCAGCTCGATTTCGGCTACGATATCAGCGACCGAATCATCTGTAAAAACAGTAGTCTGTAGTCCGGATATACCGGTGTATCCTATTGCAGCTCAACCAGTCGAAGAAGTCACCGTGGATCCTCCAGCTACGCAAACGCAATCTGCACAAG gtatattaaccaaaatttaccagtgCACGATTTGTTCGGAAGGATTCAACCAAAAAGTCAGTCTGACGGCGCATCTAAAAACGCACACCAAAGAAAGCGAAGATCCGTATCAGTGTAACTTCTGCGGTAAAACATTCGCAGTTCCGGCACGTCTGACGCGTCATTACCGAACGCATACCGGAGAAAAACCCTACCAGTGCGAGTACTGCAAGAAGTCGTTTTCCGTCAAAGAAAATCTAAGCGTTCATACGCGTATCCACACCAAAGAAAGACCCTACAAGTGTGACGTTTGCGAACGAGCCTTCGAACATTCGGGCAAATTACACAGACATATGAGGATACATACCGGAGAACGCCCTCACAAATGTACCTACTGTTCGAAAACTTTCATCCAAAGTGGACAGCTAGTGATACATTTGCGAACACATACTGGCGAAAAGCCGTACGTTTGCAAAAGCTGCAACAAAGGATTCACGTGTTCCAAACAGCTCAAGGTGCATACGAGGACCCATACGGGAGAAAAACCGTACACTTGCGATATTTGCGGAAAATCGTTCGGATATAATCATGTGCTGAAGTTGCATCAGGTGGCTCATTACGGTGTTAAG gAATACAAATGCACGATATGCAAGCAGACGTTCAACTCGAAGAAGTTAATGGAATCTCACATCAAGACACATTCGGATTCGAATGCCGCTCGAGGCCCCGAAGGCGAATCTTCTTGCGCTTCTTCGACCAGCGACAAAGAAAACAAGGTTGAGATTGTTTCTGAAATGCCATTTTCGCACTCTCCTGTATCGAGCAGATCGCCAATGGTGACTTCAATTCCGAGTAGCGGCAGTCCATCATCGATGGACCGGATTCGAGAATCGGATTCTCGGGTAATAATTGCGTCGAAACCAACACCTTACGAAAATTGCGCTTATAACATGCAAACTGGGACCACGACCGTATCCATTGGTCAAACCAAGgaatcagatttgaaaaatttacgctATTTTGATCCTTCTTGTCTTCCATCCGGCCACCATCATCCAAACGGTTTAAATTTGTTGGTGGCAGCCACAGCTACCGATGAGCTAATCTGTTATCAAAATAACAATCTGCGTTTGCAACCATCAAAATTTGTGATTCCAGCAGCCGGCGAGCAATATTACCACAATTCTCCTCCAGCATATTCAGATTCTAGTCGTTCCAGTCCATCGCCAAAACTGGAAGTTAATGAAATGGTCGACGAAGCCGGATACTATGTATCCGAATACGATCGTCAGTTATCGCCGCAAAATCATCAATTGCAGCAAGCTCTGGTGTTCAGCAATGCGCCAGCGTCCTCAGTCTCTGTTCCTTCCCCTGATGGTCTAACTCCTCCTAGCAGTAGTTCCACAAGTCCTGTTCCTTCTTCGCCGGATTTCGTCGATCTCGCAGTAAACAAAGACGAACTCAAATTGCCACCTAGGAAACGAACCAAAGCCATTCTGGAATCAATGTCTTTGGAAAAAGCCAAAGCCGAAGATTGCAATTTCCGGTACAATTCTGTTATTCAGTATGCGAAAGCTTCGTCGTAA